The proteins below come from a single uncultured Dethiosulfovibrio sp. genomic window:
- a CDS encoding HDOD domain-containing protein: protein MPLLGTSDLKAGMVLADHLTTPAGRKILSKGSVLSDKNISMMKVWGIAFAEVEGSGEESSSDIGGNQREDIKGECESVVRSYFPPSLDLEPHREMFNLCCERCGRLIVSGDRGAMDEITGHNSPESMPSRFDLKEDRPVLRDIVGEDVALSSLPDVYFKIMDVIKSPVSSAASIAKVVSTDPNLSLRLLRLVNSAFYGFPVPIRSISRAIAIVGIRELSSLALAASTMSAFSHIPSEYVDMRSFWRHSISCGVISRVLASHRKIHRDETFFLAGLLHDIGRALLYIKLPSWMGHALGVSRFFRLPLLEVEKRLLGFDHGQATFKLLSQWNIPEPILGLASWHHEPEKHDKPEEAALIWLADWMANGMKVGSSGTYFLPPAREEIWQIVGLEPETLRSVFIQSERQMNEILRIFLMS from the coding sequence ATGCCCTTACTTGGAACCTCCGATCTCAAAGCTGGAATGGTACTGGCGGACCACTTGACGACCCCAGCAGGCAGAAAAATCCTCTCCAAAGGCTCCGTCCTGTCGGATAAAAATATATCCATGATGAAGGTGTGGGGGATAGCTTTCGCCGAAGTGGAGGGATCGGGAGAGGAGAGCTCGTCGGATATCGGCGGCAATCAGCGAGAGGACATAAAGGGAGAGTGCGAATCGGTGGTCAGAAGCTACTTCCCCCCCTCTTTGGACTTAGAGCCTCACAGGGAGATGTTCAACCTCTGCTGTGAGAGGTGCGGACGACTGATAGTCTCCGGCGACCGAGGTGCTATGGATGAGATCACCGGCCATAACTCTCCAGAGTCTATGCCCTCCAGGTTCGACCTCAAAGAAGACCGTCCCGTTCTGAGGGACATCGTCGGTGAGGATGTTGCCCTATCATCCCTGCCTGACGTTTACTTCAAGATCATGGACGTCATTAAATCTCCTGTGAGCTCCGCTGCCTCTATCGCTAAAGTCGTCAGCACCGATCCTAACCTGAGCCTCAGGTTGCTTCGGCTGGTAAACAGCGCGTTTTACGGTTTTCCCGTGCCTATTCGCTCTATATCCCGTGCCATAGCCATAGTGGGCATAAGGGAGTTATCCTCCCTCGCCCTAGCGGCCTCTACGATGAGCGCATTTTCACACATCCCATCGGAGTACGTGGATATGAGGTCTTTCTGGAGGCACTCTATCTCCTGTGGAGTCATATCCAGGGTCCTCGCCTCCCATAGAAAGATCCACAGAGACGAGACCTTCTTTTTGGCCGGACTGCTACACGACATAGGAAGGGCCCTGCTGTACATAAAGCTCCCCTCCTGGATGGGCCACGCTCTGGGGGTTTCCCGCTTCTTCCGACTTCCTCTCCTGGAGGTCGAGAAAAGGCTTCTAGGATTCGACCACGGCCAGGCGACCTTCAAGCTCCTCAGCCAGTGGAACATCCCCGAACCTATTTTAGGACTGGCGTCCTGGCATCACGAGCCTGAAAAACACGATAAGCCCGAGGAGGCCGCCCTTATATGGCTTGCGGACTGGATGGCCAACGGCATGAAAGTGGGCTCCAGCGGCACCTACTTTCTCCCCCCCGCTCGGGAGGAAATATGGCAGATAGTGGGGTTGGAGCCTGAGACATTGAGGTCGGTTTTTATACAGTCCGAAAGGCAGATGAACGAAATCCTGAGGATATTTCTCATGTCGTGA
- a CDS encoding methyl-accepting chemotaxis protein, translated as MRKISIRARLVILVFLMVSFSILTSFALIEALSSVSTMVGDLYGRGSKGAVTAYEAADGMNQVAVNLYRALNASDPEARRGFGVRVMEGHKALSEALDRLSTLDLSSNGKALLKNSVEVFHVWSPMTDSLVSLLERGGSQQEFMAIASSGAHLTMKLDDSIKKLVAAASGSMEQVYSDILIRRDTTKRNALWIVIAVTALSILLSALVVLSISRPVGNIVREIRSVAQSMDLTQRGSTDGKDEITAISNAINSLFDAFEGAMIKVKDMSCELSGYAQTFSATAEEANATVEEVTAQVDRTGDMVGNLAANTEEINASVEEVAAGSQSAAGKSSDVAEQVEDARRSGQEGLLSVKKAVQAVIRVADESRSSMERVRDLGIRAQEIQSFVSDIGSIADQTNLLALNAAIEAARAGEHGRGFAVVAEEVRKLAEQSNASAGKISDLAKEISGDLQAVISLVEGNEGQATQARADAEGAEELIETILTSLAAIAAASQDMAAVATEQAASSEEITTAVQNMANRTGDVAEISGVIRSQMKDVGTVAEQVAVGSESLAAMAETLQMEVNRFNVSSGKGLMPHCNR; from the coding sequence ATGAGAAAAATTTCAATTCGAGCGAGGTTAGTTATCCTGGTTTTTTTGATGGTGTCCTTTTCCATCCTTACCTCGTTCGCCCTGATAGAGGCCCTTAGCTCGGTTTCCACGATGGTAGGGGATCTATACGGCAGAGGAAGCAAAGGGGCAGTAACCGCCTACGAGGCGGCAGACGGTATGAACCAGGTCGCGGTGAACCTATACAGGGCCCTCAACGCATCGGACCCGGAGGCCCGGAGAGGCTTCGGAGTTCGGGTCATGGAGGGTCACAAGGCGTTGAGCGAAGCCCTGGATCGCCTTAGTACCCTGGATTTGAGCTCTAACGGAAAGGCTCTTCTGAAGAATTCGGTGGAGGTCTTTCATGTATGGAGCCCTATGACAGACTCTCTGGTATCTTTGCTGGAGAGAGGTGGTTCCCAACAGGAGTTTATGGCTATAGCGTCGTCGGGGGCACATCTCACCATGAAATTGGATGACTCCATCAAAAAGCTTGTGGCGGCGGCCTCCGGTAGCATGGAGCAGGTCTACAGCGATATTTTGATACGAAGGGACACCACCAAACGCAACGCCCTCTGGATCGTGATCGCGGTGACAGCTCTCTCCATCCTTCTCTCCGCCCTGGTGGTCCTCTCCATCTCCCGCCCTGTAGGGAACATAGTTCGGGAAATCCGTTCGGTTGCCCAGTCGATGGACCTCACCCAAAGAGGATCTACCGATGGCAAGGACGAGATAACCGCTATCTCTAACGCCATAAACTCCCTCTTCGACGCCTTCGAGGGAGCCATGATAAAGGTCAAGGATATGTCCTGCGAGCTTTCAGGATATGCACAGACCTTCTCTGCGACCGCCGAGGAGGCTAACGCCACGGTGGAGGAGGTCACAGCTCAGGTGGATCGTACCGGTGATATGGTGGGCAACCTGGCCGCTAATACCGAGGAGATAAACGCCAGCGTGGAAGAAGTAGCCGCAGGATCCCAGTCCGCCGCTGGGAAAAGCTCCGACGTGGCGGAACAGGTGGAGGACGCCCGCCGTTCCGGTCAGGAAGGGCTTCTCTCCGTCAAAAAGGCGGTCCAGGCGGTTATTCGGGTGGCCGATGAGTCCAGAAGCTCTATGGAGAGGGTCAGAGACCTGGGGATACGGGCCCAGGAGATCCAGTCCTTCGTCAGCGACATAGGCTCTATCGCCGATCAGACTAACCTCCTAGCCCTGAACGCCGCCATAGAGGCCGCCAGAGCGGGAGAGCACGGCAGAGGCTTTGCGGTGGTCGCCGAGGAAGTGAGAAAACTGGCGGAACAGAGCAACGCCTCCGCAGGAAAGATCTCCGACCTGGCGAAAGAGATCTCCGGTGACCTCCAGGCGGTAATATCCCTGGTGGAGGGCAACGAGGGCCAGGCCACCCAGGCCAGAGCGGACGCCGAGGGAGCGGAGGAGCTTATAGAGACGATTCTCACCTCCCTTGCCGCCATAGCTGCGGCCTCTCAGGACATGGCGGCGGTGGCCACCGAACAGGCGGCCTCCAGCGAGGAGATAACCACCGCCGTTCAGAACATGGCGAACAGGACGGGAGACGTAGCGGAGATATCGGGAGTTATAAGGAGCCAGATGAAGGACGTAGGCACCGTCGCCGAGCAGGTCGCAGTGGGCTCCGAATCTCTGGCTGCCATGGCGGAAACCCTCCAGATGGAGGTGAATCGTTTTAACGTCTCCTCCGGTAAGGGCCTAATGCCCCACTGCAATCGGTAG
- a CDS encoding ABC transporter substrate-binding protein: protein MLSKVRSLALLILACMCTGAFASERSLVVYSSVDEENASAILKAFTEDTGVKVHMVFLSSGPAMSRIEAEKANPQADLWFGAPNENHIVAKTRGLTEPYVSPEAADLAENFKDSEGFWHAFYMNPLGFGILYKDLEKDGVDEPLSWADLTKAEYKGLIQMPSPQSSGTSYALIQTLMAIFGEDQAFSYMKDLNANVQTYTQSGTGPSQNLAIGETLVAIQFTPAFLKLVDQGFPAKVVFPKEGVGYEAAAMSIIKGSKNLDEAKALVDWMVSRRGQEVLSQAKTYFFPVRPDVSAGEGVPSLSEIKLVDYDREKAAADKKRIVDRWVTEVLGQ from the coding sequence ATGTTATCTAAAGTACGGTCTTTAGCTCTGTTGATTTTGGCCTGTATGTGTACAGGTGCTTTTGCGTCGGAAAGGTCTTTGGTGGTCTACTCCAGCGTGGACGAGGAAAACGCCTCTGCTATCCTCAAGGCTTTTACCGAGGACACAGGCGTAAAGGTCCATATGGTGTTTTTATCCTCCGGCCCCGCCATGAGCCGTATCGAGGCGGAGAAGGCGAACCCCCAGGCGGATCTGTGGTTTGGAGCTCCCAACGAGAATCACATAGTCGCCAAGACCAGAGGGCTTACCGAGCCCTACGTCTCCCCTGAGGCGGCGGATTTGGCGGAGAACTTCAAGGACTCCGAGGGCTTCTGGCACGCTTTCTATATGAACCCTCTGGGATTTGGGATCCTGTACAAAGATCTGGAAAAAGACGGAGTAGATGAGCCCCTTTCCTGGGCGGACCTGACCAAGGCCGAGTATAAAGGCCTTATCCAGATGCCCTCTCCTCAGTCCTCAGGCACATCCTACGCCCTCATACAGACCTTGATGGCCATCTTCGGCGAGGATCAGGCTTTCTCCTACATGAAGGACCTCAACGCCAACGTCCAGACCTACACCCAGAGCGGCACAGGCCCCAGCCAGAATCTGGCCATAGGGGAGACCTTAGTGGCTATACAGTTCACCCCCGCCTTCCTCAAGCTGGTGGACCAGGGATTCCCCGCCAAGGTTGTCTTCCCCAAAGAGGGAGTTGGCTACGAGGCAGCCGCCATGTCCATCATAAAGGGCAGCAAGAACTTGGACGAGGCCAAGGCCCTGGTGGACTGGATGGTCTCCAGAAGGGGTCAGGAGGTACTGAGCCAGGCCAAGACCTACTTCTTCCCGGTTCGGCCCGACGTCTCCGCCGGTGAGGGCGTTCCCTCTCTGTCGGAGATAAAACTCGTGGACTACGACAGGGAAAAGGCCGCAGCGGACAAAAAGCGGATCGTCGATCGCTGGGTCACCGAGGTACTGGGACAGTAA
- the pepT gene encoding peptidase T, with translation MYDVMDRFLRYAKIHTTSDESSKTCPSTDCQWELARMLVKEMKDMGLKDPSVDENGYVTATLPGNAEGPVIGFIAHMDTAPDVSGENVSPRIVEDYDGEDINLDKDGKVILSPSDFPCLKDYVGQDLIVTDGTTLLGADDKAGIAEILSAVAYLKDHPEIPHCTIRIGFTPDEEIGRGADRFDVKAFDADWAYTVDGGVLGQMEFENFNAASATVNIQGRSVHPGTAKDQMINSIQIGMRLAELMPSTEVPERTEGYQGFIHLHTFKGIVEESVMKFIIRDHDRKLFEEKKDFVRRAVAQVNREFGNRATLEIKDQYYNMEEKIRERMDIVDLAKKAMETVGITPSVEPIRGGTDGARLSYMGLPCPNIFTGGHNFHGKYEFIPVQSMEKATETVISIAKLAVRT, from the coding sequence ATGTACGACGTAATGGATCGCTTTCTCAGATACGCAAAGATACACACCACATCGGACGAATCGTCAAAAACCTGTCCGAGCACCGACTGTCAGTGGGAACTTGCCAGAATGCTGGTCAAGGAGATGAAGGATATGGGGCTTAAGGACCCCTCGGTGGACGAAAACGGCTACGTCACCGCCACTTTGCCCGGCAACGCCGAAGGTCCGGTCATAGGCTTTATAGCCCACATGGACACCGCGCCGGACGTGTCCGGGGAGAACGTGTCTCCAAGGATCGTGGAGGATTACGACGGAGAGGATATAAATCTGGATAAAGACGGTAAAGTGATCCTGTCTCCATCGGACTTTCCATGTCTAAAGGATTACGTCGGTCAGGATCTCATCGTCACCGACGGAACGACCCTCCTTGGAGCCGACGACAAGGCCGGTATCGCCGAGATCCTTTCTGCGGTGGCCTACCTGAAGGACCATCCAGAGATACCACACTGTACCATAAGAATAGGGTTTACCCCCGACGAAGAGATAGGCAGGGGGGCGGACCGGTTCGACGTTAAGGCCTTCGACGCCGATTGGGCCTACACCGTGGACGGAGGGGTTTTGGGCCAGATGGAATTCGAGAACTTCAACGCAGCCTCCGCCACGGTGAACATACAGGGCAGAAGCGTCCACCCAGGAACCGCCAAGGATCAGATGATAAACTCCATCCAGATCGGCATGAGGCTGGCGGAACTGATGCCATCCACGGAGGTACCAGAGAGGACCGAGGGCTACCAAGGCTTTATCCACCTCCACACCTTCAAGGGCATCGTGGAGGAGAGCGTGATGAAGTTCATCATAAGAGACCATGACAGGAAGCTTTTCGAGGAGAAAAAGGATTTCGTGAGAAGGGCTGTAGCCCAGGTAAACCGGGAGTTCGGAAACAGGGCCACCCTTGAGATAAAGGACCAGTACTACAACATGGAGGAGAAGATCAGGGAAAGAATGGATATCGTGGACCTGGCGAAAAAAGCCATGGAGACGGTGGGAATAACCCCGTCGGTAGAGCCTATAAGAGGCGGCACCGACGGAGCCAGGCTGTCCTATATGGGGCTGCCCTGCCCCAATATCTTCACAGGAGGCCATAACTTCCACGGGAAATACGAGTTCATACCGGTCCAGTCCATGGAGAAGGCCACCGAGACGGTAATTTCCATAGCGAAACTGGCGGTAAGGACCTAG
- a CDS encoding iron ABC transporter permease codes for MRKSLRELRLLCRDPLVAFLVFSVAVALILFVVYPLGMVLVKSFQNVEGALSVENYSRFVQFKYLKSALLNSLSAGVLTGIIGVLVGYTAALTMVRTNLPYKRFLHLVFILPIIAPPFTSALSVLMLFGSNGLITRGLLGIRNYSIYGFKGVLISQVFTFAPVAYLTLRGVLESLNPTLEDAAMNVGASRWQTFWKVTFPLSLPGIASAFLVVLIESLADFGNPLVLAGSRFPMLATQAYLEITGSFNLPLGAALAVVLLVPSVTAFVIQRYFIQRRQYTTVTGKPVDSTSKLIGPGAKVVFHGFLVLFALSVALFYGVIAVGAFTKVWGYDFTFTAAHLLYAFKVGGQTIKDTLIVAALATPISGIMGMLIAFMIVRLSFPGKGLLEFGSILNFAVPGTVVGIGYILAFNRPPVVLVGTLTILVLNFVFRYIPVGIQSGVAVLRQIDPSIEEAAQNLGADGLTTFRKVTLPLIAPAFFSGLVFAFVRAMTAISAAIFLVSANWNLLTVQILNQVGSGRLGVAAAFSVILVSIVLVAIGVIGKLVPGRTGGASAIQVREG; via the coding sequence TTGAGAAAAAGCCTTAGAGAGCTGAGACTGCTCTGTCGAGATCCCCTGGTGGCTTTTTTGGTGTTCTCCGTGGCGGTGGCACTGATACTGTTCGTGGTCTACCCTCTGGGGATGGTTTTGGTGAAGAGCTTTCAAAACGTCGAAGGGGCCCTCTCCGTCGAAAACTACAGCCGCTTTGTCCAGTTTAAGTACCTTAAGAGCGCACTGCTGAACAGCCTATCGGCAGGTGTTCTGACCGGTATCATAGGGGTTTTGGTCGGCTACACCGCCGCCCTGACCATGGTCAGGACCAACTTGCCGTATAAGAGGTTTCTGCACCTGGTCTTCATATTGCCCATTATAGCCCCTCCCTTCACCAGTGCCCTTTCGGTTCTGATGCTCTTTGGTTCCAACGGTCTCATAACCAGAGGGCTTTTGGGTATCAGAAATTACTCGATTTACGGCTTCAAAGGGGTCTTAATATCCCAGGTCTTCACCTTCGCCCCTGTGGCCTATCTCACCCTCAGGGGAGTCCTGGAGTCGCTGAACCCAACGCTGGAGGACGCCGCCATGAACGTCGGGGCCTCTCGGTGGCAGACCTTCTGGAAGGTTACCTTCCCCTTGAGCCTTCCGGGTATAGCCAGCGCCTTTTTGGTGGTCCTCATAGAGTCTCTGGCGGACTTCGGTAACCCCCTTGTGTTGGCCGGGAGTCGCTTCCCGATGTTGGCCACCCAGGCCTACCTTGAGATAACCGGATCCTTCAACCTCCCACTTGGTGCCGCTCTGGCGGTGGTGTTGTTGGTCCCATCTGTGACCGCTTTCGTGATACAGAGATATTTTATCCAAAGGCGACAGTACACCACCGTAACCGGCAAACCGGTGGACTCAACCTCAAAGCTCATAGGCCCTGGAGCCAAGGTGGTGTTCCACGGTTTTTTGGTCCTCTTCGCCCTGTCTGTGGCACTGTTTTACGGTGTTATAGCCGTGGGGGCCTTCACCAAGGTCTGGGGTTACGACTTCACCTTCACCGCCGCCCATCTGCTCTACGCCTTTAAGGTAGGAGGTCAGACCATAAAGGACACACTCATAGTGGCGGCACTCGCTACACCTATCTCGGGAATAATGGGTATGCTCATAGCCTTCATGATAGTCCGGCTGTCCTTTCCTGGAAAGGGCCTTCTGGAGTTCGGCTCCATCCTCAATTTCGCCGTTCCCGGCACAGTGGTGGGAATCGGCTACATACTGGCCTTCAACCGGCCCCCTGTGGTCTTGGTTGGAACCCTGACCATACTGGTCCTGAACTTCGTGTTCAGGTATATCCCCGTAGGGATCCAGTCCGGTGTGGCGGTCCTTAGGCAAATAGATCCATCCATAGAGGAGGCGGCCCAGAATCTAGGTGCCGACGGGCTCACCACCTTCCGAAAGGTCACCTTGCCCCTGATAGCCCCGGCGTTTTTCTCTGGTCTGGTTTTCGCCTTCGTCAGGGCCATGACCGCCATCAGCGCCGCCATCTTCCTGGTCTCCGCCAACTGGAACCTCCTGACGGTCCAGATACTCAACCAAGTAGGGTCCGGTAGGCTGGGGGTCGCTGCGGCGTTCAGCGTAATACTGGTGTCCATAGTATTGGTCGCCATAGGGGTCATAGGAAAGCTCGTTCCGGGAAGGACCGGAGGAGCGTCAGCCATTCAGGTTCGAGAGGGGTAG
- a CDS encoding BTAD domain-containing putative transcriptional regulator: protein MYARLFGPPSLSVRGDPVIFPFKKVEALSYILITEGGASRTWLAQHLWPEKEEKSGAKNLRNALYQLRSIMPQSTILSNNSRISIAPGKVRSDLDFLSDLGSLGERDLKRLGLPYLEGFSLEGTEEFNHWAQGKRDYFRGLYVKNLRHQAEKARLSGEDDRSVMLLTNALSIAPWDEEIVQKLMESLGRQGNLSRIVETYAALSTRLRNEMGIDPSPETTDLYKLIFQKLDSVSVQTRGDFSKDLWGRDGEKAQILNLIASQDDKPLCISLWGAEGSGRTAILNRILRDHSDMVGKSIVCSISHQNRGNPWHDLYQIAARYGLFLDEKAPFREQGREIADFIGKRSQEGKITFFLDEMRFIGREEIELMKIVLSSEPENLTVLMVDHSETFYDNDRWLGAMASEGKIRYRSIKTLPFGPRECGMFCRHILGITEDIPLPDEEERIYKETLGLPVCLSALSELYAQGRGLEDLGDRLEFPIRAMSNRLSPIHIEIMETLSIIDEPVSLDILKDHMVNKDLEPELIKLEKMDLLKAEISIDGNAAMAVIHPQIKAFFRRSAPKLKRHFVSQRMLAKSLEREPMGFYPPNLCLRDIDRSKEGGSLEQRIEAHGRYLRLLVRAKCEGFPPIEDRIIKKLEQSRANWSREIDRLTVQIQALFQRAVGDNGTIRSLQNRFQATTGFHRLWAGDLDRGKRHLVGALEESERRGDRSLSIECLHGLCLLAIRTGDDDLLSRYGEEMEIASGGDRLNRSIALRMRGVAIARGGSLEEGRQQLTLSLDILEDLKNLGRRYSSLSSMVESSLGKIALDNDDLPSAEIHLKKALMALKRGEIHQGRWIIHIMTAQLMWLKGDYEGLSEHLAKARDYKDEIIFGDLGIVFNSLCAYDYHVKGDLQGAARHLKRAHFSATWLVKTDNSMDFLEKLESYIANKVK from the coding sequence ATGTACGCTAGGCTTTTTGGACCACCGTCACTGAGTGTCAGAGGAGACCCTGTGATCTTTCCCTTCAAGAAAGTGGAGGCCCTAAGCTATATATTGATAACCGAAGGCGGAGCCTCCAGAACCTGGCTGGCCCAACATCTATGGCCGGAGAAAGAGGAGAAGTCGGGAGCGAAGAACCTTAGAAACGCCCTTTATCAGCTGAGGTCAATCATGCCTCAGTCGACCATACTCTCCAACAACAGTCGCATATCAATAGCCCCGGGAAAGGTCAGGAGCGATCTGGACTTTCTCTCCGATCTGGGGAGTTTAGGGGAAAGGGATCTCAAAAGGCTGGGGCTGCCCTATCTGGAGGGGTTTTCCCTGGAGGGGACCGAGGAGTTCAACCACTGGGCCCAGGGTAAGCGGGATTATTTCAGAGGTCTTTACGTGAAAAACCTCCGCCATCAGGCGGAAAAGGCCAGACTCTCCGGCGAGGACGACAGGTCGGTGATGTTGCTGACAAACGCCCTCTCCATAGCTCCCTGGGACGAGGAAATCGTCCAAAAATTGATGGAGTCCCTGGGAAGACAGGGCAACCTGTCCCGGATAGTGGAGACCTACGCAGCCCTCTCTACCAGACTTAGAAACGAGATGGGAATAGACCCTTCCCCTGAGACCACCGACCTTTACAAATTGATATTCCAGAAATTGGATTCCGTTTCGGTTCAGACTAGAGGTGATTTCTCAAAAGATCTATGGGGAAGGGACGGCGAAAAGGCCCAGATCCTGAACTTGATCGCAAGCCAGGACGACAAACCTCTATGTATATCCCTCTGGGGGGCCGAGGGAAGCGGGAGGACCGCTATTTTGAACCGGATATTGAGGGATCACAGCGATATGGTAGGAAAGTCCATAGTATGCAGCATCTCCCATCAAAACAGGGGAAATCCATGGCACGATCTGTATCAGATTGCAGCGAGGTACGGCCTGTTTCTGGACGAAAAAGCTCCTTTTAGGGAACAGGGAAGGGAGATCGCCGATTTTATAGGCAAAAGATCTCAGGAGGGCAAGATAACCTTTTTTCTCGACGAAATGAGGTTTATAGGGAGAGAAGAGATAGAGCTTATGAAGATCGTCCTGTCGTCGGAGCCGGAAAACCTGACGGTTCTCATGGTCGACCACTCGGAGACCTTCTACGATAACGATCGATGGCTCGGCGCCATGGCGTCAGAGGGAAAGATAAGATACAGGTCCATAAAAACACTTCCCTTCGGACCGAGGGAATGCGGAATGTTCTGTCGTCATATCCTGGGAATCACTGAGGACATTCCGTTGCCCGACGAGGAGGAGCGTATATACAAAGAGACCCTTGGACTGCCTGTATGTCTTTCCGCCCTGTCGGAGCTCTACGCCCAAGGAAGAGGCCTTGAAGACCTAGGAGACCGTTTAGAATTTCCAATAAGAGCCATGTCCAACAGACTCTCTCCGATCCACATAGAGATAATGGAGACCTTGTCGATCATAGACGAGCCGGTCTCCCTGGATATCCTGAAAGACCATATGGTGAATAAGGACCTGGAACCGGAGCTCATAAAACTGGAGAAAATGGATCTGTTGAAAGCGGAGATATCCATAGACGGCAACGCAGCCATGGCGGTCATCCACCCTCAGATAAAGGCTTTCTTTCGGAGATCCGCCCCTAAACTGAAAAGGCACTTCGTCTCCCAGAGGATGCTAGCAAAATCCCTAGAGAGAGAGCCTATGGGATTTTATCCGCCAAACCTATGTCTGAGGGATATAGACCGAAGCAAAGAGGGAGGATCGCTTGAACAACGGATAGAGGCCCATGGCCGCTATCTCAGATTGTTGGTGAGAGCAAAGTGCGAGGGTTTTCCGCCGATAGAGGACAGGATCATTAAAAAGTTGGAACAAAGCAGGGCGAACTGGTCTAGAGAGATAGATAGGCTGACGGTGCAGATCCAGGCACTGTTCCAGAGGGCCGTCGGAGACAACGGGACCATTCGATCCCTGCAAAATCGATTCCAGGCCACTACCGGATTTCACCGACTCTGGGCAGGAGACCTGGATAGGGGAAAACGGCATCTCGTCGGAGCCCTGGAGGAAAGCGAGAGGAGAGGAGACCGTTCCCTGTCAATTGAATGCCTTCACGGTCTCTGCCTACTGGCCATCAGGACAGGAGACGACGACCTTCTGAGCCGATACGGCGAGGAGATGGAGATAGCCAGCGGTGGAGACCGCCTAAACCGATCTATCGCCTTGAGGATGAGAGGGGTCGCTATAGCTCGAGGAGGCTCTCTCGAGGAAGGCAGACAGCAGCTCACGCTGTCCCTTGATATACTGGAGGACCTTAAAAACCTCGGCCGGAGATACAGCTCTCTTTCCTCTATGGTCGAAAGCTCTCTGGGAAAGATAGCCCTCGATAACGACGATCTACCGTCGGCGGAGATACATCTCAAAAAAGCTCTGATGGCCCTGAAAAGAGGTGAAATCCACCAGGGAAGGTGGATCATACATATCATGACCGCCCAGCTCATGTGGCTAAAGGGCGACTATGAAGGGCTATCGGAACACCTTGCTAAGGCCAGGGATTACAAAGACGAGATTATATTCGGCGATCTAGGAATCGTATTCAACTCCCTCTGCGCCTACGATTATCACGTCAAAGGAGATCTCCAAGGAGCGGCTAGACACCTGAAAAGAGCCCATTTTTCCGCTACCTGGCTCGTGAAGACAGATAACTCCATGGACTTTTTAGAGAAGCTAGAGTCCTATATAGCTAACAAGGTTAAATAA
- a CDS encoding ABC transporter ATP-binding protein: MELRISEVSKIFPSHDGGAVVRAVDSVNLTVADGELVTLLGPSGCGKTTLLRMIAGFEDPSEGDLYFGDRRVNNVAPNKRNATLVFQSYAIFPHLNVFENIAFGLRLKGLKEGDIHSKMEKVVHMVGLGGMETRRPSQLSGGQQQRVALARAIVMEPELLLFDEPLSNLDAKLREQMRIDIRRLQKALGITSVYVTHDQAEAMSISDRVVVMKDGRIEQSGCPVDLYARPRNRFVADFIGKANFLEGTVSDEGVILGGRSYPMETAPPEVEEVRQVVARPEAVVLSREEGHFPCDILRTTFLGNLVEYEVECPDLGTLTVHQVNPMTGDLFHPGESIQVSLRPETLHILEKE, translated from the coding sequence ATGGAGTTACGCATATCGGAGGTATCGAAGATCTTCCCGAGCCACGACGGAGGAGCGGTCGTTCGGGCGGTTGACTCGGTGAACCTGACCGTGGCCGATGGGGAGCTGGTTACCCTGCTCGGTCCCAGCGGTTGCGGAAAGACGACCTTGCTCAGGATGATAGCGGGATTTGAGGACCCATCGGAGGGGGACCTATATTTCGGAGACAGGCGGGTCAACAACGTGGCCCCGAACAAGAGAAACGCCACCTTGGTCTTTCAATCCTATGCCATCTTTCCCCATCTGAACGTCTTCGAGAACATCGCCTTCGGCCTCAGGCTCAAGGGCTTGAAGGAGGGGGACATCCACTCCAAGATGGAAAAGGTGGTCCATATGGTTGGCCTAGGTGGCATGGAGACCCGTCGTCCCTCCCAGCTGTCCGGTGGACAGCAGCAGAGGGTCGCCCTCGCCAGGGCCATAGTCATGGAGCCCGAGTTACTTCTTTTCGACGAGCCCCTGTCTAACCTGGACGCTAAGCTTAGAGAGCAGATGAGGATAGATATCCGCCGTCTCCAGAAGGCCCTGGGCATAACATCGGTCTACGTCACCCACGATCAGGCCGAGGCTATGAGCATCTCCGACAGGGTCGTGGTTATGAAGGACGGCCGAATAGAGCAGTCCGGTTGCCCTGTAGATCTATACGCCAGGCCCAGAAACCGTTTCGTCGCCGACTTCATAGGCAAGGCAAACTTCCTGGAGGGGACGGTCTCCGACGAAGGGGTTATCCTGGGAGGAAGGTCCTATCCTATGGAGACAGCTCCACCGGAGGTCGAAGAGGTCCGACAGGTCGTCGCCCGTCCTGAAGCGGTGGTCCTGTCTCGGGAGGAGGGCCACTTCCCCTGCGATATATTGAGAACCACCTTCCTGGGAAATCTGGTCGAGTACGAGGTGGAATGTCCCGATCTGGGAACCCTGACGGTACATCAGGTCAACCCCATGACAGGAGATCTCTTCCATCCTGGAGAGTCCATCCAGGTCTCCCTGCGCCCCGAGACCCTACATATACTGGAAAAAGAGTGA